The sequence ATCAAATCCAAGTGTATTCGCACCATCAAGAAGCGGACTATACACTCTTAGCCGAAATTTGCCAAACCTTACTCGATTTAAGCCATAACGCATACGCAGAAATTTCTCACCACCAAAACGATTTTGTTTGCTACCAAACACTTTGCGAAGCCATAGAAAATACGCCTACCATCAGGTCTGAACAAGGGAATTGGGTAGCTACCAGTTCGTTTGATTTTCTATTTCCCAATGCTGCCAAAAAAAGGGACAGTCAGAAACCCAAGATTTCACAAAAGGAAAAAGAAGGAATGGAAAAGGCAATTAGTATTTTACTCGAAAAAAGAGAGGCGTTCATGGCAGAAATGGTAAAGACGGATAGCAGCAGTAAAAAGTTTGAACTAAACTGCGACATCAAAGCGATTGATGCCGAAGTTGCCCAATATCGCGACCGTTTGGATAATAGTCAAATCGTGCCGCACTAAGTTTTATATTTTAATTGTTTTATATTCTCACTGTTTTGGTTTGCACAGTTCTTATGCAGAAAAGACTCTGCCTTTTCCCTACATAACTTGCAGTTTGTAATTTTTTCCAAAAAAAACCTCGTCGACGGGCAATGCCCTCGAAGCCGTCAGGCGTATTGGCGTGTTTGTGGTTGAGCAGCCGTTGGCGAGGCTAAAGCCGTCTCCGAGGCGTATTTTGTAGTTTGAAAAACCTCGTCGACGGGCAACGCCCTCGACGACGGTTGAAATCATTTCAATTTTTGATAAATTTTATCAATCAAACCTACGCCTTCATACACAAAGCCTGTATAGACCTGAACAAGGGCAGCCCCAGCCTGCAACCTTGCAGCGGCATCTTCGGCACTGTGAATCCCCCCAACTCCGATAATAGGAAAAGCACCCTTGCTTTTTTGATGTAAATATTGTACAATATCCTGCGCCTTTTGCTTCAAAGGTGCGCCACTCAAACCGCCTGCTCCTACTTTCTCGAGTTCTTTTTCGGTTGTTTGTAAGTGGCTGCGCTCGATGGTGGTATTGGTTGCGATAAGCCCTGCAATTTGCGTTTGGTTCTGAATATCGAGAATATCATCTAACTGATTTTGGTTTAAATCAGGTGCAATTTTTAAAAGAATGGGTTTGGGCTTGTGTTTTTTCAAGTTTTCATTTTGCAAAGTCGCGAGCAGGTGCAAAAGTGGCTCTTTTTCTTGCAAAGCCCTCAAATTGGGCGTATTAGGCGAACTGACATTGACGACAAAATAATCTACATAATCAAAAAGTTTTTCAAAACAGATAAGATAATCTTTAAAAGCCGCTTCGTTGGGCGTGATTTTGTTCTTTCCAATATTGCCCCCTACGATAATATCGCGCTTGCGACGCTTCAAATTTTGCACCACAGCCTCTACCCCTGCATTATTAAAACCCATGCGGTTGATAAGGGCGCGGTCGGCAGGTAGGCGAAACAAACGCGGCTTAGGATTGCCCTCTTGTGGCAGTGGCGTAACCGTCCCGATTTCTACAAAGCCGAAGCCCAAATCAGCTAAGGCATCTATCCATTGCGCATTTTTATCAAAACCTGCCGCCAACCCCAGCGGCGAGGCAAAGCGAAGTCCGAAGACCTCTTTGGCAAGTGAAGCAGGGACAGTTTTTTTGAAAAAAGGGGCGATAAGCGGATTTTGTAGCGCGTCCATCGCCAAATAGTGCGCCTTTTCAGGGCTTAATTGAAAAAGAAGCGGTTTGAGAAGCGTTTGATACACGTTGGTAGAAATTAGAATAAGAAAATAGCGCGTTTTATATTTCGAAGGCGCATTTTCCCACAAAGATAGCGCATTTGGCGATACCTACTTCGCTTCTACTTTAAACTTTCCTACCGCAATTAAGTCGTTTTCGGTTTGCAATTTCCAATAATAAAGTTGTGGCGTTAGTTTTCTATCTAATTTAAAAGTTTGATTCTGACGCGGAATATCGAGGCGTAGGGGCTTATCGAGTGCCGCCGAGTAAAGTTCCAAATAAAATTCTTCCTCCTCTTCGTCTAATTCACCTCGCCAACTAAAAAGTATTCCGTTTTGATAATTGCTTTCCGTTTTGGGACTTATCAAATGAATACTACTTCTATAATGCCCTTGCTGTATAAGAGCCTCTAAATCAGGTAGTTCTGTGTAGGCAAAGGCAGTTTCTCCGTCTTCTTTTTTATTA comes from Hugenholtzia roseola DSM 9546 and encodes:
- a CDS encoding quinone-dependent dihydroorotate dehydrogenase, which produces MYQTLLKPLLFQLSPEKAHYLAMDALQNPLIAPFFKKTVPASLAKEVFGLRFASPLGLAAGFDKNAQWIDALADLGFGFVEIGTVTPLPQEGNPKPRLFRLPADRALINRMGFNNAGVEAVVQNLKRRKRDIIVGGNIGKNKITPNEAAFKDYLICFEKLFDYVDYFVVNVSSPNTPNLRALQEKEPLLHLLATLQNENLKKHKPKPILLKIAPDLNQNQLDDILDIQNQTQIAGLIATNTTIERSHLQTTEKELEKVGAGGLSGAPLKQKAQDIVQYLHQKSKGAFPIIGVGGIHSAEDAAARLQAGAALVQVYTGFVYEGVGLIDKIYQKLK